Proteins from one Buchnera aphidicola (Diuraphis noxia) genomic window:
- the dnaC gene encoding DNA replication protein DnaC, producing the protein MTFYTEFFKRLQRLMPNHIKPKFDNDEDLLAWNQEQGRLSSESILRANKAMRMQRVLGRSGIRELYMNCSFDNYKVEHDGQRRVLKASKRYAEEFNQNIASFIFSGKPGTGKNHLASAIGNYLILHGKSILLVTVADLMSNMKGTFNGTSHITEENLLHNLSSVDLLMIDEIGMQTESRYEKVIINQIVDRRSSSKRSTGMLSNLDHKGMKSLLGERVIDRMRLGNSLWLTFEWDSYRQYVKGNEY; encoded by the coding sequence ATGACATTTTACACTGAATTCTTTAAACGTCTTCAACGTCTTATGCCTAATCACATTAAACCAAAATTTGATAATGACGAAGATTTATTAGCTTGGAATCAAGAACAAGGAAGATTGTCTTCTGAATCTATCTTACGCGCAAATAAAGCTATGCGCATGCAACGTGTGCTAGGAAGATCAGGAATACGAGAATTATATATGAATTGTTCATTTGATAATTATAAAGTTGAACATGACGGTCAAAGAAGAGTTCTTAAAGCATCAAAACGATATGCAGAGGAATTTAATCAAAATATTGCAAGTTTTATTTTTTCAGGTAAACCAGGAACAGGAAAAAATCATTTAGCCTCAGCTATAGGAAATTATTTAATTTTACACGGAAAAAGTATTTTACTCGTTACAGTTGCTGATTTAATGTCAAATATGAAAGGTACGTTTAATGGTACCAGTCATATTACTGAGGAAAACTTATTACATAATCTTAGTAGCGTAGATTTATTAATGATTGATGAAATTGGTATGCAAACCGAATCTCGTTATGAAAAAGTGATTATTAATCAAATAGTTGATAGGCGTTCATCATCTAAACGATCAACTGGAATGTTGTCAAATCTAGATCACAAAGGGATGAAAAGTTTATTAGGGGAAAGAGTAATCGATAGAATGCGATTAGGTAATAGCTTATGGCTAACTTTCGAATGGGATAGTTATAGACAATATGTAAAAGGTAATGAATATTAA
- the groL gene encoding chaperonin GroEL (60 kDa chaperone family; promotes refolding of misfolded polypeptides especially under stressful conditions; forms two stacked rings of heptamers to form a barrel-shaped 14mer; ends can be capped by GroES; misfolded proteins enter the barrel where they are refolded when GroES binds), whose translation MAAKDVKFGNEARIKMLRGVNVLADAVKVTLGPKGRNVVLDKSFGAPSITKDGVSVAREIELEDKFENMGAQMVKEVASKANDAAGDGTTTATLLAQSIVNEGLKAVAAGMNPMDLKRGIDKAVISAVEELKNLSVPCSDSKAITQVGTISANADEKVGALIAEAMEKVGNDGVITVEEGTGLQNELEVVKGMQFDRGYLSPYFINKPETGIVELENPYILMADKKISNVREMLPILESVAKSGKPLLIISEDLEGEALATLVVNSMRGIVKVAAVKAPGFGDRRKAMLQDISILTGGSVISEELAMDLEKSTLEDLGQAKRVVINKDTTTIIGGSGEKHTIQSRISQIRQEIQEATSDYDKEKLNERLAKLSGGVAVLKVGAATEVEMKEKKARVEDALHATRAAVEEGVVAGGGVALVRVAGKISNLRGQNEDQNVGIRVALRAMEAPLRQIVSNSGEEPSVVTNNVKDGKGNYGYNAATDEYGDMIDFGILDPTKVTRSALQYAASVAGLMITTECMVTDLPKEEKSSDSSPSPAGGMGGMGGMM comes from the coding sequence ATGGCTGCTAAAGATGTAAAATTTGGAAATGAAGCTCGAATTAAAATGCTTCGCGGAGTTAATGTTTTAGCTGACGCAGTAAAAGTAACTTTAGGACCAAAAGGTAGAAATGTAGTTTTAGATAAGTCTTTTGGAGCACCTAGTATTACAAAAGATGGTGTATCAGTAGCTCGTGAAATCGAATTAGAAGATAAATTCGAAAACATGGGAGCTCAAATGGTAAAAGAAGTTGCATCAAAAGCAAATGATGCAGCAGGTGATGGTACTACAACAGCAACATTATTAGCACAATCTATAGTGAATGAAGGTTTAAAAGCTGTAGCAGCTGGAATGAATCCGATGGATCTAAAACGTGGGATTGATAAAGCCGTTATTAGTGCTGTAGAAGAATTAAAAAACTTATCAGTACCGTGTTCTGATTCTAAAGCAATTACCCAAGTAGGAACTATTTCTGCAAACGCAGATGAAAAAGTTGGAGCATTAATTGCAGAAGCAATGGAAAAAGTAGGTAATGATGGAGTGATTACAGTAGAAGAAGGAACAGGTTTACAAAATGAATTAGAAGTTGTTAAAGGTATGCAATTTGATAGAGGTTATTTATCGCCTTATTTTATCAACAAACCAGAAACGGGTATTGTTGAATTAGAAAATCCATATATTTTAATGGCCGATAAAAAAATTTCCAATGTACGTGAAATGTTACCAATATTAGAATCTGTTGCAAAATCAGGAAAACCGTTATTAATTATTTCGGAAGATTTAGAAGGTGAAGCATTAGCCACATTAGTAGTGAATTCTATGAGAGGAATTGTAAAAGTAGCAGCAGTAAAAGCTCCTGGATTTGGAGATCGTCGTAAAGCTATGTTACAAGATATTTCTATTCTTACTGGTGGTTCTGTGATTTCTGAAGAATTAGCAATGGATTTAGAAAAATCTACCTTAGAAGATTTAGGTCAAGCAAAACGTGTAGTTATTAATAAAGACACCACAACTATAATCGGTGGTTCTGGAGAAAAACACACAATTCAAAGTCGTATTAGTCAGATTCGTCAAGAAATTCAAGAAGCTACTTCTGACTATGATAAAGAAAAATTAAATGAACGTTTAGCTAAATTATCAGGTGGAGTTGCAGTACTTAAAGTAGGTGCAGCGACAGAAGTAGAAATGAAAGAGAAAAAAGCTCGTGTTGAAGATGCATTACATGCGACTCGTGCAGCAGTTGAAGAAGGTGTAGTTGCTGGTGGTGGTGTGGCACTAGTTCGAGTAGCAGGAAAAATATCTAATTTACGTGGTCAAAATGAAGATCAAAATGTAGGTATTCGAGTTGCTCTACGTGCAATGGAAGCTCCTTTACGTCAAATTGTATCAAATTCAGGAGAAGAACCATCTGTAGTGACTAATAATGTTAAAGATGGAAAAGGTAATTATGGTTATAACGCAGCTACTGATGAATATGGTGATATGATAGATTTTGGTATATTAGATCCTACTAAAGTTACACGATCTGCTTTACAATATGCAGCTTCAGTAGCTGGTTTAATGATTACAACTGAATGTATGGTTACTGATTTGCCAAAAGAAGAAAAATCTTCTGATTCTAGCCCTTCTCCTGCAGGAGGAATGGGTGGCATGGGTGGAATGATGTAA
- the epmB gene encoding EF-P beta-lysylation protein EpmB: MRLKNNTLITRDKWLYELSTSITQPKELLKILKLDSYKQYSKLKKNKIFPFRVPLSFVLRMKKNDPQDPLFLQVITNNQEFLNTVKYIKDPIKETNHIVLPGLLHKYNDRVLLLVKTNCAINCRYCFRKYFPYEKNKGKKSNWIRALEYIKKNKYLNEVILSGGDPLMAKDHELLWLVTYLSKINHIKRLRIHTRLPIVIPNRITSDLCNIFVKSSLKIVFVTHINHPQEINQELSQSLLKLKESGVILLNQSVLLKNINDDAIILAELSSLLFENNILPYYLHILDKVSGAMHFSVSIKKAKYIMKDLIKMISGYLVPKLVYDIGSKDNKLIIF, from the coding sequence ATGAGATTAAAAAATAATACTCTTATAACAAGAGACAAGTGGTTATACGAGTTATCTACATCAATAACTCAACCAAAAGAACTACTAAAAATTCTTAAGTTAGACAGTTATAAACAATATTCTAAATTAAAAAAAAACAAAATATTTCCATTTCGTGTCCCTCTTTCATTCGTATTAAGAATGAAAAAAAATGATCCACAAGATCCACTTTTTCTTCAAGTAATTACTAATAATCAAGAATTTTTAAACACTGTAAAATATATTAAAGACCCTATAAAAGAAACAAATCATATCGTTTTACCTGGATTATTACATAAATATAACGATCGCGTATTGTTACTTGTAAAAACAAATTGTGCTATCAATTGTAGATATTGTTTTCGAAAATATTTTCCATACGAAAAAAACAAAGGAAAAAAAAGTAATTGGATTCGAGCACTTGAATATATTAAAAAAAACAAATACCTAAACGAAGTTATTTTGTCTGGTGGCGATCCACTCATGGCGAAAGATCATGAATTATTATGGCTGGTTACATATTTATCTAAAATTAATCATATAAAACGATTAAGGATACATACTCGATTACCTATTGTAATTCCTAACCGTATTACTTCTGATTTATGTAATATTTTTGTTAAATCATCATTAAAAATCGTTTTCGTTACCCACATAAATCACCCACAAGAAATCAATCAAGAACTCAGTCAAAGTCTTTTAAAATTAAAAGAATCGGGTGTAATTTTATTAAATCAAAGTGTTTTGTTAAAAAATATTAATGATGACGCTATTATTTTAGCAGAATTAAGTAGTTTATTATTTGAAAATAATATTTTACCATATTATTTACATATTTTAGACAAAGTAAGTGGAGCTATGCATTTTTCAGTTTCAATCAAAAAAGCAAAATATATTATGAAAGATTTAATAAAAATGATATCTGGTTATTTAGTACCTAAATTAGTTTATGATATTGGTTCAAAAGATAATAAATTAATAATTTTTTAA
- the efp gene encoding elongation factor P, with translation MRVYYSNSFRSGNKIIFENEPYLIESSEFVKPGKGQSFVRVKLRNFSTKQLIEKTFKSTDSFPIADILEKKVVYLYNDSHFWYFIDDKTFEELSVEKNIIGSNKKWLLEQDLCIAILWNKRPISIIPKNFVELKIISTDATLKNDTINNNITKLATLSTGAIIRVPVFIEIGSLVKVDTRSGEYVCRIK, from the coding sequence ATGAGAGTGTATTATAGCAATAGTTTTCGTTCCGGTAATAAAATTATATTTGAAAACGAACCTTATTTAATAGAGTCTAGTGAATTTGTAAAGCCCGGGAAGGGACAGTCTTTTGTCCGTGTAAAATTAAGAAATTTTTCAACAAAACAACTTATAGAAAAAACTTTTAAATCTACAGACTCATTTCCAATAGCTGATATTTTAGAAAAAAAAGTTGTGTATTTGTATAATGATAGTCATTTTTGGTATTTTATTGATGACAAGACGTTTGAAGAATTATCAGTCGAAAAAAATATTATTGGTTCGAACAAAAAATGGTTATTGGAACAAGATTTATGTATTGCCATTTTATGGAATAAACGACCAATTTCTATTATACCTAAAAATTTTGTAGAACTGAAAATTATCAGTACAGATGCTACTTTAAAAAATGATACTATTAACAATAATATAACTAAATTAGCTACTTTAAGTACAGGTGCGATTATAAGAGTACCTGTTTTTATTGAAATCGGTTCATTAGTAAAAGTAGATACTAGATCTGGTGAATACGTATGTAGAATTAAATAA
- the mnmE gene encoding tRNA uridine-5-carboxymethylaminomethyl(34) synthesis GTPase MnmE has protein sequence MIDNDTIVAQVTCPGKSAVGILRISGPQTKKIAIEILGTMPQARFATYSKFLDQNNQILDKGICIWFPAPHSFTGEDVLELQGHGNPLIMDLLIKRIIAIKNTRIAEPGEFSKRAFFNGKIDLIQAESIDDLINSETELFARAALNSLEGSFSFSIQELINSIIEFRVNLESSIDFVEDEIDINIQTLVYDKFIQLNENFKQIQKNISEGSILREEKKIIIAGLPNAGKSSLLNALSSCDRAIVTNIPGTTRDLLYESVNIHGVLYKLIDTAGLRKTKNKIESIGIARTWDTIKKCDHVLFVVDKTKSIVQQKKICDDFIKNIPNTIKVTFVLNKNDLMQDEFGIKKRQGFFFISVSAYTGQGIDVLRNHIVKIEKNRSNKSIFIARRRHIHQIDLAYKEFLLARKNWLTFQNIECLAESLRLISKFLGEITGKFTSDDLLEHIFSSFCIGK, from the coding sequence ATGATTGATAATGACACTATTGTTGCACAAGTAACTTGTCCTGGAAAGAGTGCAGTTGGAATATTAAGGATATCAGGTCCTCAAACAAAAAAAATTGCTATAGAAATTTTAGGCACAATGCCCCAAGCAAGATTTGCCACTTATTCAAAATTTTTAGATCAAAATAATCAAATATTAGATAAAGGTATATGTATCTGGTTCCCTGCTCCGCATTCATTTACAGGTGAAGATGTATTAGAATTACAAGGGCATGGTAATCCATTGATTATGGATCTATTAATTAAAAGAATTATTGCTATTAAAAATACTAGAATTGCTGAACCAGGAGAATTTTCTAAACGTGCGTTTTTTAATGGAAAAATAGATTTAATTCAAGCTGAATCTATAGATGATTTAATTAATTCAGAAACAGAATTATTTGCACGTGCGGCATTAAATTCATTAGAAGGTAGTTTTTCATTTTCTATTCAAGAATTAATCAACTCAATTATTGAATTTCGTGTAAATTTAGAATCTAGTATAGATTTTGTAGAAGATGAAATTGATATTAATATACAAACTTTAGTGTATGACAAATTTATTCAATTAAATGAAAATTTTAAACAAATTCAAAAAAATATTTCAGAAGGAAGTATATTAAGAGAAGAAAAAAAAATAATAATTGCAGGTTTACCGAATGCAGGTAAATCTAGTTTACTAAACGCTTTGTCATCGTGTGACAGAGCAATAGTAACAAATATACCTGGAACTACCCGAGATCTTCTTTATGAATCTGTTAATATTCATGGTGTTTTATATAAACTTATTGATACCGCTGGTTTGCGTAAAACAAAAAATAAAATAGAATCTATTGGAATTGCACGAACATGGGATACCATTAAAAAATGTGATCATGTTCTTTTTGTTGTTGATAAAACCAAGAGTATAGTACAACAAAAAAAAATATGTGATGATTTTATAAAAAATATTCCGAATACTATAAAAGTAACTTTTGTTTTAAATAAAAATGATTTAATGCAGGATGAATTTGGTATTAAAAAAAGACAGGGGTTCTTTTTTATTAGTGTTTCTGCGTATACAGGACAAGGTATTGACGTATTACGTAATCATATTGTAAAAATTGAAAAAAATAGAAGCAATAAAAGTATCTTTATTGCGCGTAGACGACATATACATCAAATTGATTTAGCATATAAAGAATTTTTACTTGCTAGAAAAAATTGGTTGACTTTTCAAAATATTGAGTGTTTAGCTGAATCGCTTAGATTAATAAGTAAGTTTTTAGGAGAAATAACAGGAAAATTTACCTCTGATGATTTATTAGAACATATTTTTTCTAGTTTTTGTATTGGAAAATAA
- the ftsY gene encoding signal recognition particle-docking protein FtsY gives MKDSKKTSFFSWLSSTIRKKNREKKSNNTEEINKKNDFLLEKEIVQTKKENIKSDQDLYDLKNLSIKKNDLKDQNSITLDNNVNNLETFENKNINFFSRLQSKLKKTKKFLGDSIHHIFLSKTIDKILFEELEEKMLLADIGVKTTDRIIANLIKEINRKDLQISEKVYFLLKKNMFNILKQVEEPLQIFNHTPFVILVVGVNGTGKTTTVSKLAKKYKLEGKSVILAAADTFRAAGIDQLQILGKLNKIPVIAQSSNSDPAAVVFDAMMSAKAKKIDVLIIDTAGRLHNKFHLMEELKKIIRVMKKIDSCAPHEKILIVDACNGQNTIQQTDMFHQALNLTGIIITKLDGTAKGGVIFSLADQFQIPIRYLGIGEKTEDLGVFNSKEFIESIFSSR, from the coding sequence ATGAAAGATAGTAAAAAAACTAGTTTTTTTTCTTGGTTGAGCTCTACTATAAGAAAAAAAAATAGAGAAAAAAAATCAAATAATACAGAAGAGATAAATAAAAAAAACGATTTTTTACTCGAAAAAGAAATCGTTCAGACCAAAAAAGAAAACATAAAATCTGATCAAGATTTATATGATTTAAAAAATTTATCAATTAAAAAAAATGATTTAAAAGATCAAAATTCAATAACATTAGATAATAATGTGAACAATTTAGAAACTTTTGAAAATAAGAATATAAATTTTTTTTCTCGTTTACAATCAAAATTAAAAAAAACAAAGAAATTTCTTGGTGATAGTATTCATCATATTTTTTTATCAAAAACGATTGATAAAATTCTTTTTGAAGAATTAGAAGAAAAAATGTTACTTGCTGATATTGGTGTTAAAACTACAGATCGCATTATTGCTAATTTAATTAAAGAAATTAATCGAAAAGATTTACAGATTTCTGAAAAGGTATATTTTTTATTAAAAAAAAATATGTTTAATATTTTAAAACAAGTAGAAGAACCTTTACAAATATTTAATCATACACCCTTTGTCATTTTAGTTGTAGGCGTAAATGGAACAGGCAAAACAACAACAGTTTCTAAATTAGCAAAAAAATATAAATTAGAAGGAAAATCGGTAATTTTAGCTGCAGCAGATACATTTAGAGCAGCAGGTATAGATCAATTACAAATATTAGGAAAATTAAATAAAATACCAGTAATAGCGCAAAGTTCTAATTCAGATCCAGCTGCAGTAGTATTTGATGCAATGATGTCAGCAAAAGCAAAAAAAATCGATGTATTAATTATTGATACTGCAGGAAGATTACATAATAAATTCCATTTAATGGAAGAATTGAAGAAGATAATTAGAGTTATGAAAAAAATAGATTCATGTGCTCCTCATGAAAAGATATTAATTGTTGATGCTTGTAATGGACAAAATACAATACAGCAAACAGATATGTTTCATCAAGCTCTTAATTTAACTGGCATTATCATTACTAAATTAGATGGAACAGCAAAAGGAGGGGTTATTTT
- a CDS encoding co-chaperone GroES translates to MKIRPLHDRVLVKRKEVEAKSAGGIVLTGSAAGKSTRGTVTAVGKGRVLDNGEIKPLDVKVGDLVIFNEGYGAKTEKIDNEELLILNESDILAIVE, encoded by the coding sequence ATGAAAATTCGTCCGTTGCATGATCGTGTGCTTGTTAAACGTAAAGAAGTTGAAGCAAAGTCTGCAGGTGGTATTGTTCTTACAGGTTCTGCTGCAGGAAAGTCTACTAGAGGCACAGTAACAGCTGTAGGTAAGGGTCGTGTATTAGATAATGGAGAAATTAAGCCATTAGATGTAAAAGTTGGTGATCTTGTTATTTTTAATGAAGGATATGGTGCAAAAACAGAAAAAATTGATAATGAAGAATTATTGATTTTAAATGAAAGTGACATTTTGGCAATTGTTGAATAG
- the dnaT gene encoding primosomal protein DnaT, whose protein sequence is MKILISQNTTLDLFCKNPIKILKESNNGAIAVLKNNTPIFYAVTPDFLKKVFDLEYNSIYKNIKKLNINKKFSMHSKWMPDTDFIHQAALWGITLDKEPSTSEITSFVSYWKAEGCFFYHIQWQQKLARSLQRSRSMDNFSQKKRDITYIPTPDQTIPDGFRGK, encoded by the coding sequence ATGAAAATTTTAATTTCTCAAAATACAACACTTGATTTATTTTGTAAAAACCCCATTAAGATTTTAAAAGAATCTAATAATGGTGCTATAGCTGTTTTAAAAAATAACACTCCAATCTTCTATGCAGTCACACCTGATTTTTTAAAAAAAGTCTTTGATCTTGAATATAATTCAATATATAAAAATATAAAAAAGCTGAATATCAATAAAAAGTTTTCTATGCATTCCAAATGGATGCCTGATACAGACTTTATCCATCAAGCAGCATTATGGGGGATTACATTAGATAAAGAACCATCTACATCTGAAATTACATCTTTTGTTTCTTATTGGAAAGCAGAAGGTTGTTTTTTTTATCATATACAATGGCAACAAAAATTAGCTAGAAGTTTGCAAAGAAGTAGATCAATGGATAATTTTTCACAAAAAAAACGAGACATTACTTACATACCAACACCAGATCAAACCATACCTGATGGATTTAGAGGTAAATAA
- the rsmD gene encoding 16S rRNA (guanine(966)-N(2))-methyltransferase RsmD, whose protein sequence is MRNHFLKKNGKVYIVSGKLKGRKISFTSAVNLRPTTNRIRKTVFEWLTKYIKHARCLDCFAGSGALGIEAISRHAEFLTFLEIRKQTIMNLKNNIHTLNIHNLEIIHTNTLNWLKKHGTPYDIIFIDPPYHTGLIQLTLELLEKNKWVKKNSLIYIEKAKGKSLSLSKNWILHKKKITNDIEYYLYFFNISNL, encoded by the coding sequence ATGCGTAATCATTTTTTAAAAAAAAATGGAAAAGTGTATATTGTTTCTGGAAAATTAAAAGGAAGAAAAATATCTTTTACTAGTGCGGTAAATTTACGTCCTACAACTAATCGCATACGAAAAACTGTATTTGAGTGGTTAACTAAATATATAAAACACGCTCGATGTCTTGATTGTTTTGCAGGAAGTGGTGCATTAGGGATCGAAGCTATATCTCGTCATGCTGAATTTTTAACATTTTTAGAAATAAGAAAACAAACCATTATGAATCTCAAAAATAATATTCATACATTGAATATACATAATTTAGAAATTATACACACAAATACTTTAAATTGGTTAAAAAAACATGGAACACCATATGATATAATATTCATCGATCCACCTTATCATACAGGATTAATTCAATTAACTCTCGAATTATTAGAAAAAAACAAATGGGTTAAAAAAAATTCTCTTATTTATATTGAAAAAGCTAAAGGAAAGTCGCTTTCACTATCCAAAAATTGGATTTTGCATAAAAAAAAAATTACGAACGACATCGAATACTATCTCTATTTTTTTAACATATCAAATTTATAA